A genomic stretch from Lysobacter ciconiae includes:
- the nusA gene encoding transcription termination factor NusA — translation MSKELLLVVDAVAHEKGVPESVILDAIEAALASAAKKRYLDEDVLVRVKINPEDGSYETFRRMEVVADDVVMESPDRQIRLMDAVDEVEGVEVGDYIDEQIDNPEFGRIAAQAAKQVIVQRVREAERAQVIDAWKDRVGELVTGIVKRVERGNIYVDLGGNAEAIITKDKGIPRDVLRAGDRVRGYLYDVRSEPRGPQLFISRAAPEFMMELFKLEVPEVGQGLVSIMGCARDPGDRAKIAVLAHDNRTDPIGACIGMRGSRVQAVTNELNGERVDIVLWSDNPAQFVINAMAPAEVQSIIVDEDKHSMDLAVAEDRLAQAIGKGGQNVRLASRLSGWQLNVMTQDQVTEKSEAEQSAARQLFQEKLEVDEEIASILVAEGFNTIEEIAYVPVGELLAVEGFDEDIVEELRTRARDALLDDALAAEEAVEDEGAPSQDLLTLEGMDEDLALALAARGIVTRDDLADLATDELADVEGLDEARASALIMEARKHWFE, via the coding sequence ATGAGCAAGGAACTGTTGCTGGTCGTGGACGCGGTCGCCCATGAGAAGGGCGTGCCGGAGTCGGTGATCCTCGATGCGATCGAGGCGGCGCTGGCCTCCGCGGCGAAGAAGCGCTACCTCGACGAAGACGTGCTGGTCCGGGTCAAGATCAATCCCGAGGACGGCAGCTACGAGACCTTCCGGCGCATGGAAGTGGTCGCCGATGACGTGGTCATGGAGTCTCCCGATCGCCAGATCCGCCTGATGGATGCCGTCGACGAGGTCGAGGGAGTCGAGGTCGGCGACTACATCGACGAGCAGATCGACAACCCGGAGTTCGGACGCATTGCCGCGCAGGCCGCCAAGCAGGTGATCGTGCAGCGCGTGCGCGAGGCCGAGCGCGCGCAGGTCATCGATGCCTGGAAGGACCGCGTCGGCGAGCTGGTGACCGGCATCGTCAAGCGTGTCGAGCGCGGCAACATTTACGTCGACCTGGGCGGCAACGCTGAGGCGATCATCACCAAGGACAAGGGCATTCCCCGTGACGTCCTGCGTGCCGGCGACCGCGTGCGCGGCTACCTTTACGACGTGCGCAGCGAGCCGCGTGGGCCGCAGCTGTTCATCAGCCGCGCCGCCCCCGAGTTCATGATGGAACTGTTCAAGCTCGAGGTGCCCGAGGTGGGCCAAGGCCTGGTCTCGATCATGGGCTGCGCGCGCGATCCGGGCGACCGCGCCAAGATCGCGGTGCTCGCACACGACAACCGGACGGATCCGATCGGTGCCTGCATCGGCATGCGTGGTTCGCGCGTGCAGGCGGTCACCAACGAGCTCAACGGCGAGCGCGTGGATATCGTGCTGTGGTCCGACAATCCGGCCCAGTTCGTGATCAACGCAATGGCGCCCGCCGAGGTCCAGTCGATCATCGTCGACGAGGACAAGCACTCGATGGACCTGGCAGTCGCCGAGGACCGCCTCGCCCAGGCGATCGGCAAGGGCGGGCAGAACGTGCGCCTCGCCAGCCGTCTGTCGGGCTGGCAGCTCAACGTGATGACCCAGGACCAGGTCACCGAGAAGTCGGAGGCCGAGCAGTCCGCTGCGCGCCAGCTGTTCCAGGAGAAGCTGGAGGTCGACGAGGAAATCGCGTCGATCCTCGTCGCCGAAGGTTTCAACACGATCGAGGAGATCGCCTACGTTCCCGTGGGCGAGCTGCTGGCCGTGGAGGGCTTCGACGAGGACATCGTCGAGGAGCTGCGCACCCGCGCCCGCGACGCGCTGCTCGACGACGCGCTGGCCGCGGAAGAGGCGGTGGAGGACGAGGGCGCGCCCTCGCAGGACCTGCTCACCCTCGAGGGCATGGACGAGGATCTCGCCCTGGCGCTGGCAGCGCGGGGCATCGTCACCCGGGATGACCTGGCCGACCTTGCCACCGACGAGCTCGCCGACGTGGAAGGTCTGGACGAGGCACGCGCCTCGGCCCTGATCATGGAAGCGCGCAAGCACTGGTTCGAGTAA
- a CDS encoding ribosome maturation factor RimP produces the protein MTDKAAEISRLLAPTVASLGVELLGIEYLPSPGGAVVRLYIDVPADEAAPAQTGNGDELPRSVSIEDCEAVSREVSAQLDVEDPISGNYTLEVSSPGLDRPLFTQAQFARFIGETAKVTLRLPMDGRRRLTGVITRVDGEGVSFLVDGADLLVEADNIDKARLVPDWAALGLAPSKPGAKPGARKNPTGKSTNKPTADEPPAAE, from the coding sequence GTGACGGACAAAGCCGCCGAAATCAGCCGCCTTCTCGCCCCCACCGTGGCTTCGCTGGGAGTCGAGTTGCTTGGCATCGAGTACCTCCCTTCGCCGGGCGGTGCGGTCGTGCGGTTGTACATCGACGTGCCGGCCGACGAGGCTGCGCCCGCGCAGACCGGCAACGGTGACGAACTGCCGCGGTCGGTGTCGATCGAGGACTGCGAGGCGGTGAGTCGCGAGGTGTCCGCCCAGCTCGACGTAGAAGACCCGATCTCCGGCAATTACACCCTTGAGGTGTCCTCCCCCGGGCTCGATCGTCCGCTGTTCACGCAGGCGCAGTTCGCCCGCTTCATCGGCGAGACCGCCAAGGTCACCCTGCGCCTGCCGATGGATGGCCGGCGGCGGCTGACCGGCGTCATTACGCGGGTCGACGGGGAAGGCGTATCGTTCCTGGTGGACGGTGCCGACCTGCTTGTGGAGGCGGACAATATCGACAAGGCGCGCCTGGTCCCCGACTGGGCCGCGCTGGGGCTGGCGCCAAGCAAGCCCGGTGCCAAGCCGGGTGCTCGAAAGAATCCAACCGGAAAATCAACCAACAAGCCGACGGCGGACGAACCGCCCGCGGCGGAGTGA
- the nuoN gene encoding NADH-quinone oxidoreductase subunit NuoN, whose amino-acid sequence MIHVRSAAELLPLLPELVLVGGAFALLMLDLFLDETRRAVTHVLSMVLLLGVAAMIAAGAGGHGVVFDGMFVRDTLADVLKIGIALASALSMVYLWPFMRERGIYKGEMSVLMLFATLGMMLLVSAGNLVMIYIGLEMLALCSYALVAIDRDNSMASEAGIKYFVLGSLASGLLLYGLSLIYGATGALDIQAVALAAQDTESPTLLATGLVFVVAGIAFKFGAAPFHMWLPDVYHGAPTPITLFIGSAPKLAAFGLTYRLLEQGMGPLDDHWRLMLGVLVVLSLAIGNLGALMQVNLKRMLAYSTISHVGFLLIGFAAATPGGYAAAMFYAISYALMAAAAFGAIVVMSRRGFEADEIIDYRGLNSRNPWMALMILLVMFSLAGVPPFIGFWAKLAVLQAAVQGDMLWLAIVGIVFAVIGAFYYLRVVKVMYFDEPVGAVHPPSSNRPLRIVFGVNAMILLALGLAWSPVMEWCQRSFGI is encoded by the coding sequence ATGATCCACGTACGTTCCGCCGCCGAATTGCTGCCGTTGTTGCCAGAGCTGGTCCTGGTCGGCGGCGCCTTCGCGCTGCTGATGCTCGACCTGTTCCTGGACGAGACCCGCCGCGCCGTCACCCATGTGCTGTCGATGGTCCTGTTGCTGGGCGTGGCGGCGATGATCGCCGCGGGCGCGGGAGGGCACGGAGTCGTCTTCGACGGCATGTTCGTGCGCGACACGCTGGCGGACGTGCTGAAGATCGGCATCGCGCTGGCGTCGGCCTTGTCGATGGTCTACCTGTGGCCGTTCATGCGCGAGCGGGGCATCTACAAGGGCGAGATGTCCGTGCTGATGCTGTTCGCGACCCTGGGCATGATGCTGCTGGTATCGGCCGGCAACCTGGTGATGATCTACATCGGCCTGGAGATGCTCGCGCTGTGCTCGTACGCGCTGGTGGCCATCGATCGCGACAATTCCATGGCGTCCGAGGCCGGCATCAAGTACTTCGTGCTGGGCTCGCTCGCATCCGGCTTGCTGCTCTACGGCCTGTCGCTGATCTACGGCGCGACCGGCGCCCTGGACATCCAAGCGGTCGCACTGGCTGCGCAGGACACCGAATCGCCGACGCTGCTGGCCACGGGGCTGGTGTTCGTGGTCGCCGGCATCGCCTTCAAGTTCGGCGCCGCGCCTTTCCACATGTGGCTGCCCGACGTGTACCACGGCGCGCCCACGCCGATCACGCTGTTCATCGGCTCGGCGCCCAAGCTGGCGGCGTTCGGCCTGACCTACCGCCTGCTGGAGCAGGGGATGGGGCCGCTGGATGACCATTGGCGGCTCATGCTGGGCGTGTTGGTGGTGCTGTCGCTGGCGATCGGCAACCTCGGCGCGCTCATGCAGGTCAACCTGAAGCGGATGCTGGCGTACTCGACCATTTCCCACGTCGGCTTCCTGCTGATCGGTTTCGCCGCCGCCACGCCCGGCGGTTACGCGGCGGCGATGTTCTACGCGATCAGCTACGCGCTCATGGCGGCGGCCGCCTTCGGCGCCATCGTGGTGATGTCACGCCGGGGCTTCGAGGCCGACGAGATCATCGACTACCGCGGCCTGAACTCGCGCAATCCGTGGATGGCCTTGATGATCCTGCTGGTGATGTTCTCGCTCGCCGGCGTGCCGCCCTTCATCGGCTTCTGGGCCAAGCTTGCGGTGCTGCAGGCCGCGGTGCAGGGCGACATGCTCTGGTTGGCGATCGTCGGTATCGTTTTCGCGGTGATCGGCGCGTTCTACTACCTGCGCGTGGTCAAGGTGATGTACTTCGATGAGCCGGTGGGCGCGGTGCATCCGCCGTCCAGCAACCGGCCGCTGCGGATCGTGTTCGGCGTGAACGCAATGATCCTGCTTGCCCTGGGCCTGGCCTGGAGCCCGGTGATGGAGTGGTGCCAGCGTTCCTTCGGCATCTGA
- a CDS encoding NADH-quinone oxidoreductase subunit M, producing the protein MTPEPFQSALPLLSLLVWLPIIGGLITLALGNERAVPARWFATGVAAVTFVLSLLLFTGFDYSTAAMQFVENKPWIPAFDIRYHFGVDGFSVPLIGLTALTSVLVLIGAWGVDKRVSQYYASFLILEGLMIGIFCALDSMLFYVFFECMLIPMFIIIGVWGGPRRVYAALKFFIYTFLGSVFMLVALIYLYMKGGSWQIADMVQLSLSATEQTWIFFGFLLGFAIKIPMFPVHTWLPDAHVEAPTAGSVILAAIMLKIGGYGFLRFALPIVPDAGAEWAWLLIALSLIAVVYVGLVALAQSDMKRLIAYSSVAHMGFVTLGTFIAFSLVRDFGNVDAARLGLQGAMVQMVSHGFISAALFTSIGVLYDRLHTRRISDYGGVANLMPAFAVFYVLFAMANSGLPGTSGFVGEFMVIVASFQKHPLIALVAALTLIISAGYSLWLVKRVLWGPVANDKVAAMKDLNGREMFVLGVFAVFTLALGVWPKPLTDMMEPTIANLAMQIAASKF; encoded by the coding sequence GTGACCCCCGAGCCCTTCCAGAGCGCGCTTCCTTTGCTGAGCCTGCTTGTTTGGCTGCCGATCATCGGCGGCCTGATCACCCTCGCCCTCGGCAACGAGCGTGCGGTCCCCGCCCGCTGGTTTGCCACCGGCGTGGCCGCCGTCACCTTCGTGCTCAGCCTGCTGCTGTTCACCGGATTCGACTACAGCACCGCGGCGATGCAGTTCGTCGAGAACAAGCCGTGGATTCCGGCCTTCGACATCCGCTACCACTTCGGCGTGGACGGGTTCTCGGTGCCGCTGATCGGCCTGACTGCGCTGACCTCGGTGCTGGTGCTGATCGGCGCGTGGGGCGTGGACAAGCGCGTCAGCCAGTACTACGCCTCCTTCCTGATCCTGGAAGGGCTGATGATCGGCATCTTCTGTGCGCTCGACTCGATGCTGTTCTACGTGTTCTTCGAGTGCATGCTGATTCCGATGTTCATCATCATCGGCGTCTGGGGCGGTCCGCGTCGGGTCTACGCCGCGCTGAAGTTCTTCATCTACACCTTCCTCGGGTCGGTGTTCATGCTGGTGGCGCTGATCTACCTGTACATGAAGGGCGGCAGCTGGCAGATCGCCGACATGGTGCAGCTGTCGCTGTCGGCCACCGAGCAGACGTGGATATTCTTCGGCTTCCTGCTGGGCTTCGCGATCAAGATCCCGATGTTCCCGGTGCACACCTGGTTGCCGGACGCGCACGTCGAGGCGCCGACCGCCGGCTCGGTGATCCTGGCCGCGATCATGCTGAAGATCGGTGGCTACGGGTTCCTGCGTTTCGCGCTGCCGATCGTGCCTGACGCCGGTGCCGAGTGGGCGTGGCTGCTGATCGCGCTGAGCCTGATCGCGGTGGTCTACGTGGGTCTGGTGGCGCTGGCGCAGTCGGACATGAAGCGGCTGATTGCCTACTCCTCGGTCGCGCATATGGGTTTTGTGACCCTGGGCACCTTCATCGCCTTCAGCCTGGTGCGCGACTTCGGCAACGTCGATGCGGCACGTCTCGGCCTGCAGGGTGCGATGGTGCAGATGGTCAGCCACGGCTTCATTTCCGCGGCGCTGTTCACCAGCATCGGCGTGCTCTATGACCGCCTGCACACGCGCCGGATCAGCGATTACGGCGGCGTGGCGAACCTGATGCCGGCGTTCGCCGTGTTCTACGTGTTGTTCGCGATGGCCAACTCCGGTCTGCCGGGCACGTCCGGCTTCGTCGGCGAGTTCATGGTCATCGTCGCCAGCTTCCAGAAGCACCCGCTGATCGCCCTGGTGGCGGCGCTGACCCTGATCATCAGCGCCGGTTACAGCCTGTGGCTGGTCAAGCGCGTGCTGTGGGGTCCGGTCGCCAATGACAAGGTCGCTGCGATGAAGGACCTCAACGGCCGCGAGATGTTCGTGCTGGGCGTGTTTGCCGTCTTTACCCTGGCGCTGGGCGTATGGCCCAAGCCGCTGACCGACATGATGGAACCCACCATCGCCAATCTGGCGATGCAGATCGCCGCATCCAAGTTCTAA
- the nuoL gene encoding NADH-quinone oxidoreductase subunit L: MEFVVSKSALLAIVLAPLVGTIIAGFFGRRIGRAGAHSVTILGVAISCALSGWVLWQLVGQGAAPFNENLYTWFKVGGFEAHIGFMVDKLTAMMMVVVTFVSLLVHIYSIGYMAGDDGYQRFFSYISLFTFSMLALVMSNNFLQLFFGWEAVGLVSYLLIGFWFKRPTAVFANFKAFMVNRVGDFGFILGIAAVAWHFGSLDYATVFANSTSLVGQTMSVIDGHEWSIATVIGICLFIGAMGKSAQVPLHVWLPDSMEGPTPISALIHAATMVTAGIFMVARMSPLFELSDTALQFILFIGATTAFFTGLIGIVQNDIKRVIAYSTLSQLGYMTVALGVSAYSAGVFHLMTHAFFKALLFLGAGSVIIGMHHEQDMRRMGGLRRYMPVTYWTMLIGTLALVGTPFLSGFYSKDTIIEAAHHASAGGSWVHQYAYWAVLLGAFVTAFYSFRLLYLTFHGKERFRDAPAAGHADALPHAHHDVHEPHESPLSVTVPLVLLAIPSVLIGFFTAGPMLFGTNWSGNIEQAPFFLGSIDVSAARDVVAALAAEVWHGPVQFALHGLTAPTFWLALGGFALATVMYVWKPDLPAKARATLAVPVRILEEKYGFDTLWIKGLAGGSLKVGQASSVVDSKLIDGLFVNGSVRVVELVANLSRRIQSGYLYHYAFVMIVGLIVMLAALIRNLI; encoded by the coding sequence ATGGAATTCGTCGTTTCCAAGTCGGCGCTGCTGGCCATCGTCCTCGCGCCGCTGGTGGGCACGATCATCGCCGGGTTCTTTGGCCGCCGGATCGGCCGCGCCGGGGCGCACAGCGTCACCATCCTGGGCGTGGCGATCAGCTGCGCGCTGTCGGGCTGGGTGCTGTGGCAGCTGGTGGGGCAGGGTGCTGCACCGTTCAACGAGAACCTCTACACCTGGTTCAAGGTCGGCGGCTTCGAGGCCCACATCGGCTTCATGGTCGACAAGCTCACCGCGATGATGATGGTGGTGGTGACCTTCGTCTCGCTGCTGGTGCACATCTACAGCATCGGCTACATGGCCGGCGACGACGGCTACCAGCGCTTCTTCAGCTACATCAGCCTGTTCACCTTCTCCATGCTGGCGCTGGTGATGAGCAACAACTTCCTGCAGCTGTTCTTCGGCTGGGAAGCGGTGGGTCTCGTCTCGTACCTGCTGATCGGGTTCTGGTTCAAGCGTCCGACCGCGGTGTTCGCCAACTTCAAGGCGTTCATGGTCAACCGGGTAGGTGATTTCGGCTTCATCCTGGGCATCGCCGCGGTGGCCTGGCACTTTGGATCGCTGGACTACGCGACCGTGTTCGCTAATTCGACCAGCCTGGTCGGCCAGACGATGTCGGTGATCGACGGGCACGAGTGGTCGATCGCGACGGTGATCGGCATCTGCCTGTTCATCGGCGCGATGGGCAAGTCCGCGCAGGTGCCGCTGCACGTGTGGTTGCCCGATTCCATGGAAGGCCCGACGCCGATCTCCGCGTTGATCCATGCCGCGACGATGGTCACCGCCGGCATCTTCATGGTGGCGCGGATGTCGCCGTTGTTCGAGCTGTCGGATACCGCGCTGCAGTTCATCCTCTTCATCGGTGCGACCACCGCGTTCTTCACCGGCCTGATCGGCATCGTGCAGAACGACATCAAGCGGGTGATCGCGTATTCCACGCTGTCCCAGCTGGGCTACATGACCGTCGCGCTGGGCGTGTCGGCGTACAGCGCGGGCGTCTTCCACCTGATGACCCACGCCTTCTTCAAGGCGCTGCTGTTCCTGGGCGCCGGCTCGGTGATCATCGGCATGCACCACGAGCAGGACATGCGCCGCATGGGCGGCCTGCGCAGGTACATGCCGGTCACCTACTGGACGATGCTGATCGGTACGCTGGCGCTGGTCGGCACGCCGTTCCTCAGCGGTTTCTATTCCAAGGACACCATCATCGAGGCGGCGCACCACGCCAGCGCCGGTGGCAGCTGGGTCCACCAGTACGCGTACTGGGCGGTGCTGCTGGGCGCGTTCGTGACCGCGTTCTACAGCTTCCGCCTGCTGTACCTGACCTTCCATGGCAAGGAGCGCTTCCGCGACGCGCCGGCCGCCGGCCACGCTGACGCCCTCCCGCACGCGCACCACGACGTCCACGAGCCACACGAGTCGCCGCTGTCGGTGACCGTGCCGCTGGTCCTGCTGGCGATCCCCTCGGTGCTGATCGGCTTCTTCACTGCCGGCCCGATGCTGTTCGGCACCAACTGGAGCGGCAACATCGAACAGGCGCCGTTCTTCCTCGGCTCCATCGATGTCAGCGCCGCGCGTGACGTGGTTGCCGCGCTCGCGGCCGAGGTCTGGCATGGCCCGGTCCAGTTCGCGCTGCATGGCCTGACCGCGCCGACGTTCTGGCTCGCCCTGGGCGGGTTCGCACTGGCCACGGTGATGTACGTCTGGAAGCCGGACCTGCCTGCCAAGGCCCGCGCAACACTGGCCGTGCCGGTCCGCATCCTCGAGGAGAAGTACGGTTTCGACACCCTGTGGATCAAGGGCCTGGCCGGTGGCAGCCTCAAGGTCGGCCAGGCATCCAGCGTGGTGGACAGCAAGTTGATCGACGGCCTGTTCGTCAACGGCAGCGTCCGGGTGGTCGAGCTGGTTGCCAACCTGAGCCGCCGGATCCAGTCCGGCTACCTGTACCACTACGCCTTTGTGATGATTGTTGGCCTGATCGTGATGCTGGCCGCGCTCATCCGTAACCTGATCTGA
- the nuoK gene encoding NADH-quinone oxidoreductase subunit NuoK produces the protein MVASSLALGHYLALGAVLFCISVAGIFLNRKNVIVLIMSIELMLLAVNINFVGFSRQFGDPSGQVFVFFILTVAAAEAAIGLAILVTLFRNRRTINVAEIDLMKG, from the coding sequence ATGGTCGCTTCCAGCCTGGCCCTGGGCCACTACCTCGCATTGGGTGCGGTGCTGTTCTGCATCTCCGTTGCGGGCATCTTCCTCAACCGCAAGAACGTCATCGTCCTGATCATGTCGATCGAGCTGATGCTGCTCGCGGTCAATATCAATTTCGTGGGTTTCTCGCGTCAGTTCGGCGACCCTTCCGGCCAGGTATTCGTGTTCTTCATCCTGACCGTGGCTGCGGCTGAAGCCGCCATTGGCCTGGCGATCCTCGTCACGCTGTTCCGTAACAGGCGCACGATCAACGTCGCCGAAATCGATTTGATGAAGGGCTGA
- a CDS encoding NADH-quinone oxidoreductase subunit J — MDFVFIAFITFSIAAVAAAVAVISVRNPVHSALSLVLTFFSVACVWIVGGAEFLGVALVVIYVGAVMVLFLFVVMMLDIDIVGMREGYVRYLPVGLVVAVVMLVEMLMLIGARAKMAEPFPADPALAAGVGNTEWVATELFTRFLLPFETAAVILTVAVIAAVTLTLRPIREGGKKQNPSHQVKVRVADRLRVVQMGSSTPANLHDPVAPDVNPEEGA, encoded by the coding sequence ATGGATTTCGTCTTCATCGCGTTCATCACTTTTTCCATCGCCGCCGTCGCGGCGGCGGTCGCCGTCATCAGCGTGCGCAACCCGGTGCACTCGGCGCTGTCGCTGGTGCTCACCTTCTTCTCGGTCGCCTGTGTGTGGATCGTGGGGGGCGCGGAGTTCCTTGGCGTGGCCCTGGTCGTCATCTACGTCGGTGCGGTGATGGTGCTGTTCCTGTTCGTGGTCATGATGCTGGACATCGATATCGTCGGCATGCGCGAGGGCTACGTGCGCTACCTGCCGGTCGGTCTGGTGGTGGCGGTGGTGATGCTGGTCGAGATGCTGATGCTGATCGGCGCGCGCGCCAAGATGGCCGAGCCGTTCCCGGCCGACCCCGCCCTGGCCGCCGGCGTGGGCAATACCGAGTGGGTCGCGACCGAGCTGTTCACGCGGTTCCTGCTGCCGTTTGAAACCGCGGCGGTGATCCTGACCGTGGCGGTGATCGCGGCGGTGACCCTGACCCTGCGGCCGATCCGCGAGGGCGGCAAGAAGCAGAACCCCAGCCACCAGGTCAAGGTGCGCGTCGCCGACCGCCTGCGCGTCGTGCAGATGGGTTCGTCCACGCCCGCCAACCTGCATGACCCTGTGGCACCCGACGTCAATCCGGAGGAGGGCGCGTAA
- the nuoI gene encoding NADH-quinone oxidoreductase subunit NuoI: MNRIVSFFKSLLLIELVRGMGLTLKYAFKPKYTLMYPMEKTPQSVRFRGIHALRRYPNGEERCIACKLCEAVCPALAITIDSERREDGTRRTTRYDIDLFKCIYCGFCEESCPVDSIVETHIHEYHFDQRGQNIVTKPQLLAIGDRLEAEIAERRASDAPYR, from the coding sequence ATGAATCGCATCGTTTCCTTTTTCAAAAGCCTGCTGCTCATCGAGCTGGTGCGTGGCATGGGCCTGACGCTGAAATACGCGTTCAAGCCCAAGTACACGCTGATGTATCCGATGGAGAAGACGCCGCAGTCGGTGCGCTTCCGCGGTATCCACGCGCTGCGCCGCTACCCCAACGGCGAAGAGCGCTGCATCGCGTGCAAACTGTGCGAGGCGGTGTGCCCAGCGCTGGCGATCACGATCGACTCGGAGCGCCGCGAGGATGGCACCCGCCGCACCACGCGCTACGACATCGACCTGTTCAAGTGCATCTATTGCGGCTTCTGCGAGGAGTCGTGCCCGGTGGACTCGATCGTCGAGACCCACATCCACGAGTACCACTTCGACCAGCGCGGACAGAACATCGTCACCAAGCCGCAGCTGCTGGCAATTGGCGACCGGCTCGAGGCCGAGATTGCCGAACGTCGCGCCTCCGACGCGCCCTACCGCTGA
- the nuoH gene encoding NADH-quinone oxidoreductase subunit NuoH, translating to MMNSVIDPFHGWLVSFGAVGTIAWLVLMIVAICVPLILAVAFYVLWERKLIGWMHVRVGPKYVGFGGFLQTFADVFKLLFKEMLQPSAASPFLYRLAPMLALVPALATWAVIPFDAKVVLSNANAGLLYILAMTSLGVYGVILAGWATNSKYALLGAMRGAAQMVAYEIAMGFSLVGVMLAAGSLNLTEIVMAQSGNAGLFEWFWLPLLPLFVIYFVSGVAETNRLPFDMVEGESEITGGHLVEYSGAGFALFFLAEYANMILISFLVSIFFLGGWLSPLQGLGIPLLSVDGWWWLMAKVFFFASCFIWFRASFPRYRYDQIMRLGWKVFVPLAIAWIAVVAVMAYFGVFEPGQ from the coding sequence ATGATGAACAGCGTTATCGACCCGTTCCACGGCTGGCTCGTCTCGTTCGGCGCCGTGGGGACGATTGCGTGGCTGGTGCTGATGATCGTGGCGATCTGCGTGCCGCTGATCCTCGCGGTCGCGTTTTACGTGCTCTGGGAGCGCAAGCTGATCGGCTGGATGCACGTGCGCGTTGGGCCGAAATATGTCGGTTTCGGCGGCTTCCTGCAGACCTTTGCCGACGTCTTCAAGCTGCTGTTCAAGGAGATGCTGCAGCCGTCCGCCGCATCGCCGTTCCTGTACCGGCTCGCGCCGATGCTGGCGCTGGTACCGGCGCTGGCGACCTGGGCGGTCATCCCCTTCGATGCCAAGGTGGTGTTGTCCAACGCCAACGCCGGTCTGCTCTACATCCTGGCGATGACCTCGCTGGGCGTATACGGCGTGATCCTGGCCGGTTGGGCGACCAACTCCAAGTACGCCCTGCTGGGCGCGATGCGCGGTGCAGCGCAGATGGTCGCCTACGAGATCGCGATGGGCTTCTCCCTGGTGGGCGTGATGCTCGCTGCCGGCAGCCTGAACCTGACCGAGATCGTGATGGCGCAGTCCGGCAACGCCGGCCTGTTCGAGTGGTTCTGGCTGCCGCTGCTGCCGCTGTTCGTGATCTATTTCGTGTCCGGTGTCGCCGAGACCAACCGCCTGCCCTTCGACATGGTCGAGGGCGAGTCGGAGATCACCGGTGGCCATCTGGTCGAGTACTCCGGCGCCGGGTTCGCACTGTTCTTCCTGGCCGAATACGCCAACATGATCCTGATCAGCTTCCTGGTCTCGATCTTCTTCCTTGGCGGCTGGCTCAGCCCGTTGCAGGGCCTGGGCATCCCACTGCTGTCGGTAGACGGCTGGTGGTGGCTGATGGCCAAGGTGTTCTTCTTCGCCAGTTGCTTCATCTGGTTCCGCGCCTCTTTCCCCCGCTACCGCTATGACCAGATCATGCGGTTGGGCTGGAAGGTTTTCGTTCCGCTGGCGATCGCCTGGATCGCGGTGGTGGCGGTCATGGCGTATTTCGGCGTGTTCGAGCCGGGGCAATAG